In the Chryseobacterium sp. MYb264 genome, one interval contains:
- a CDS encoding GNAT family N-acetyltransferase, whose amino-acid sequence MNTLTSINTRQYAEKVNFTAVINCYMKEFTNWSRYLGIPKYDIAIAKNLRKTPTDLHIRIDFSSIGCDVYVPVSYFSESGRHLFDFPVLRRILETDEVSEVDIYGFMALTAEYSKSIYGGIDVSTMMKRLNNSIENLSTYLNYLVENNKSVNDLEMSFIEAEQSLILGHILHPVPKSKQGFNKEDLITYSPETSGQFQLFYFLINPENIIEKNADGEAVSKKLGEKIYPLLDAEHKKLWDEFPDYQIVPMHPWEAEYLLTQEEVQIMQEMGILFALGHYGEYFTPTSSVRTVYNEENKWMFKFSLHVKITNSERINLYPELHRGYDISRLLKTDWGKNVQNDFPEIDFMVDPAFIAVKFNDKIINGFNISIRRNPFYGDNKHKNVTLLAALCQDGILGQPSRLQNIIASAARSQDLSVEQVALDWFKQYLHICIRPMVGILNTYGLACEFHQQNVMLELDSKGFPAKIYFRDNQGFFFREARKEMISDALPGIADESGSIIDEESLAPKYTYYLLTNNILGIVNALGCHQLANERKLINLVYKAFKALEHEDETGWINYIINKKSWSTKGNLITSLQNINETDEDLEYPAVFLETPNPLHKYFFSNPLIKPETKEIVYSRYFEEDDINISIRPFDIEKDFEMVHEWFNREHAKPYWKMDGPRKDLELWFRTILPSDEQHSFIGYVNDIPQFSFEPYWPVRDVVGGYYNAVPTDYGTHFFVAETQKDRKFSFQSFQVALDYIFMLPEVGKCIGEASVDAVPTDRIITKLGYIREGIIEMPHKTAYLTFCTREAYWEKCPASRLNAKKQITEF is encoded by the coding sequence ATGAATACATTGACATCAATTAATACAAGACAATATGCAGAAAAAGTAAATTTCACCGCAGTGATCAACTGCTATATGAAGGAATTTACCAACTGGAGCCGTTATCTTGGAATTCCAAAATATGATATTGCTATTGCTAAAAATTTAAGAAAAACACCAACTGATCTTCATATTAGAATTGATTTTTCTTCGATTGGTTGTGACGTTTATGTTCCTGTCAGCTATTTTTCTGAAAGCGGAAGACATCTTTTTGATTTTCCGGTTTTAAGAAGAATTTTAGAAACAGATGAAGTTTCCGAGGTTGATATTTACGGATTTATGGCTTTAACAGCAGAATATTCCAAAAGTATCTATGGCGGAATTGATGTTTCGACCATGATGAAAAGGCTGAATAACAGCATTGAAAATCTTTCTACATATCTTAACTATTTGGTTGAAAATAATAAGTCTGTCAATGATTTGGAAATGTCATTCATTGAAGCTGAACAATCGTTGATTTTAGGACACATTTTACATCCGGTTCCGAAGTCGAAACAAGGTTTTAATAAAGAAGATTTAATCACGTATTCTCCCGAAACTTCAGGACAGTTTCAATTGTTTTATTTCTTGATTAATCCTGAAAATATTATTGAAAAAAATGCAGACGGAGAAGCTGTTTCTAAGAAATTGGGAGAAAAAATCTATCCATTATTAGATGCTGAACATAAGAAATTGTGGGATGAATTTCCAGATTATCAGATCGTTCCGATGCATCCCTGGGAAGCAGAATATTTGTTGACTCAGGAAGAAGTTCAGATTATGCAGGAAATGGGAATTCTCTTTGCTTTAGGACATTACGGAGAATATTTCACTCCTACTTCTTCGGTAAGAACAGTTTATAATGAGGAAAATAAATGGATGTTTAAATTTTCCCTGCATGTAAAAATCACAAATTCAGAGAGAATCAATTTGTATCCTGAATTGCACCGTGGGTATGACATCAGCCGGTTATTGAAAACAGACTGGGGAAAAAATGTACAAAATGATTTCCCGGAGATTGATTTTATGGTAGATCCTGCTTTTATAGCAGTAAAATTCAACGATAAAATTATTAACGGGTTCAATATCAGCATCCGAAGAAATCCTTTCTATGGTGATAATAAGCATAAAAATGTTACACTTCTCGCCGCCCTTTGTCAGGACGGGATTTTAGGACAGCCTTCAAGACTTCAGAACATCATTGCCAGTGCAGCAAGAAGTCAGGATTTATCTGTTGAACAGGTCGCTCTAGATTGGTTTAAACAATATCTTCATATTTGCATAAGACCTATGGTCGGAATTTTAAATACCTACGGACTGGCCTGTGAATTTCATCAGCAAAACGTTATGCTGGAACTTGACAGCAAAGGCTTTCCCGCGAAAATCTATTTCAGGGATAATCAGGGATTCTTCTTCAGAGAAGCCCGAAAGGAAATGATTTCTGATGCGCTTCCGGGGATTGCAGATGAAAGCGGTTCTATTATCGATGAAGAATCGCTGGCTCCGAAATACACCTACTATCTGTTGACCAATAATATCCTGGGGATCGTCAATGCCCTAGGGTGTCATCAACTGGCGAACGAAAGAAAATTAATTAATCTCGTTTACAAAGCATTTAAGGCACTTGAACACGAGGACGAAACGGGATGGATAAACTATATCATCAATAAAAAAAGCTGGTCTACAAAAGGAAATTTAATCACCAGCCTTCAAAACATCAATGAAACAGATGAAGATTTAGAATATCCCGCAGTTTTTCTGGAGACCCCCAATCCTTTACATAAATATTTCTTTTCAAACCCATTAATTAAACCTGAAACTAAAGAAATTGTTTACTCAAGATACTTTGAAGAAGACGATATCAACATCAGCATCCGGCCTTTTGACATCGAAAAAGATTTCGAAATGGTTCATGAATGGTTCAATAGAGAGCATGCAAAGCCTTATTGGAAAATGGATGGTCCTAGAAAAGATCTTGAACTCTGGTTCAGAACAATTCTTCCGAGCGATGAACAGCATAGTTTTATCGGATATGTTAATGATATTCCACAATTCAGCTTTGAACCTTACTGGCCTGTAAGAGATGTTGTGGGAGGATATTACAACGCAGTTCCCACCGACTATGGCACTCATTTTTTTGTGGCTGAGACACAAAAAGACAGGAAATTTTCTTTCCAGTCTTTTCAGGTGGCTCTGGACTATATTTTTATGCTTCCTGAAGTGGGAAAATGCATTGGTGAGGCATCCGTAGATGCGGTGCCCACCGACAGAATCATCACAAAGCTAGGATATATCCGTGAGGGAATAATTGAGATGCCTCACAAGACGGCTTATCTTACTTTCTGTACCCGCGAAGCATACTGGGAAAAATGCCCTGCAAGCCGATTGAATGCGAAAAAGCAGATAACGGAATTTTAG
- a CDS encoding pyridoxal phosphate-dependent decarboxylase family protein: MKSNITKHTFSEREPLFPNPENLFCELTIHEYLNVMQKAKETVVAFLEENNKPFSGITPETLRKQFENIDLNDAPKNYADVFEEVRTLYTQHAVAFHHPKYVAHLNCPVVIPAVAAEMLISSINSSLDTWDQSTGGTLMEQKLIEWTCNEIGYGKNSDGIFTSGGSQSNLMGMLLARDHYSIKHFNHHIKKNGLPENAHRFRIFASEAAHFSIQKSASILGLGEQAVVKVKTDHSFKMNSILLEDAIQKEIENGNIPIAVVATAGTTDFGNIDPLTNISTIAKKYKMWFHVDAAYGCALLLTEKYRHLINGIEDADSVTVDYHKSFFQPVSSSGFLVKDRNYFTLITHYADYLNPKDHNENEIPNQVNKSIQTTRRFDALKLWFTLRIIGKKGLGSYIERIIKTAREAAFLLENDPHFEILNRSDISALVFRYSADPFRTFDLNGINTYIRAQLYRQGNALVAGTKLNGQFYLKFTILNPLTTIEDIQTILNTIKHYGNEYIDIN; the protein is encoded by the coding sequence ATGAAATCGAATATTACCAAACACACCTTTTCGGAAAGGGAACCGCTTTTCCCAAATCCAGAGAATTTATTCTGTGAACTCACTATTCACGAATATCTGAATGTCATGCAGAAAGCAAAGGAAACAGTAGTTGCATTTCTGGAAGAAAATAACAAGCCTTTCAGTGGAATCACTCCGGAAACGCTGAGAAAACAGTTTGAAAATATTGACCTTAATGATGCGCCGAAAAATTACGCCGACGTTTTCGAAGAAGTCAGAACTCTTTATACCCAGCACGCCGTCGCTTTCCATCATCCTAAATATGTAGCCCATCTCAATTGTCCGGTTGTCATTCCGGCAGTTGCAGCAGAAATGTTAATTAGCTCAATTAATTCATCATTAGACACTTGGGATCAAAGCACAGGTGGAACTTTGATGGAGCAAAAACTAATTGAATGGACTTGCAACGAAATAGGCTACGGAAAAAATTCAGACGGAATTTTTACGAGTGGTGGTTCTCAGAGCAACTTAATGGGAATGCTTTTGGCGAGAGATCATTATTCTATTAAACATTTTAATCATCATATCAAAAAAAATGGTTTGCCGGAAAATGCTCATCGTTTCAGGATTTTTGCTTCTGAAGCAGCGCATTTCAGCATTCAGAAAAGTGCTTCAATTTTAGGGCTGGGAGAGCAGGCAGTCGTGAAAGTGAAAACCGATCATTCTTTCAAAATGAACAGCATTTTATTGGAAGACGCCATTCAAAAAGAAATCGAAAACGGAAATATTCCGATTGCAGTGGTTGCGACAGCCGGAACAACGGATTTTGGAAATATCGATCCTTTAACCAATATTTCAACGATTGCGAAGAAATATAAAATGTGGTTTCACGTTGATGCAGCCTATGGTTGCGCATTGCTTTTAACAGAAAAATATCGCCATTTAATTAATGGAATTGAAGATGCAGATTCTGTGACGGTTGATTATCATAAATCTTTTTTTCAGCCTGTAAGCAGTAGCGGATTTTTGGTGAAAGACAGAAACTATTTCACTTTAATTACGCATTATGCGGATTATTTAAACCCAAAAGATCATAATGAAAATGAAATTCCGAATCAGGTAAATAAATCAATTCAGACGACAAGAAGATTTGATGCCTTAAAACTTTGGTTTACTTTAAGAATTATCGGAAAAAAAGGTTTGGGAAGTTATATTGAAAGAATCATTAAAACCGCTCGTGAAGCTGCTTTTCTGCTTGAAAATGACCCTCATTTTGAAATTTTGAACCGTTCTGATATTTCGGCTTTAGTATTCAGATATTCAGCAGATCCATTCAGGACTTTTGATTTAAACGGAATCAACACATATATCCGGGCTCAACTTTATAGACAAGGAAATGCCTTGGTTGCAGGCACAAAGCTGAACGGACAGTTTTATCTGAAGTTCACGATTTTGAATCCTTTAACGACCATCGAAGATATCCAAACTATTTTAAACACCATTAAACATTACGGAAATGAATACATTGACATCAATTAA
- a CDS encoding TonB-dependent receptor yields MKKRYSFSILLLTVITTKVSGQTGKMDSIITHNIHEVIMVSSRSPKQISDIPGTVWVISDKELQAQIRGGAGLKEVLGNMIPGFDFGNQGRTNYAQNMRGRNVLVMINGISLNSTRATSRQFDAIDPFNIEVIEVLSGASSIYGGDSTGGIINIITKKPVRDQLAFETSVGLKSGFHKDDLDKRIAQSIEGGTDRVKFRLGAAFTQNEGAFDAKGNQIITDVKQADFQYNRSIDLLGGISAKIAPNQDLNVDLQYYNSKVRNKRWLSFGENFVGFTTKNPDLINVSDGADSDIVPRTERFMANLQYNARNIWGGQNLILQAYGRREEVDFGASFAEVPKPPAGITLPVFLSSARGNTNVYGVKLVLNKKWKSFNFTYGVDGDYESFTGDQAIFNPQISAQSGGLVNRTDTFVGRYPDTKISTLSGFIQADWNITDQLTLSGGVRQQFINVKLDDFVGFKEQVYMNFGYGNSADAVKGGKNNYDVTLLNSSLLYKLNPSWQTWLNFSQGFAVPDAAKSYGFGKYQLENNHWNLLNSMNIAEQPLSGIKTDQMELGFRHNRTSEAGLFAQGSVFYAVSNKTLKIDNAAFTISLLDQKLRNFGFEGALGYRFSQGLEFGGNVLLMKSETKTIDKGWQNQSVYTTNPSKFMIYTGWNAKQFSLRLQMQNSLNYTDLVGMKISGYTLFDIVGDVKLNRGTLNFGIQNIFNRQYTTIWGQRSEFFYGAPQKAFAYQGRGSTFSVGYTINY; encoded by the coding sequence ATGAAAAAGCGATATTCATTTTCAATTCTTCTGCTGACTGTTATAACCACAAAGGTTTCCGGACAGACAGGAAAGATGGACAGCATAATAACTCATAACATTCATGAGGTGATTATGGTATCTTCACGATCTCCAAAACAAATCAGTGATATTCCCGGAACCGTATGGGTGATCAGCGATAAAGAGCTTCAGGCACAGATCAGAGGCGGTGCCGGACTAAAAGAAGTACTGGGAAATATGATCCCCGGATTTGATTTTGGCAATCAGGGGCGTACGAATTATGCTCAAAATATGCGGGGAAGAAATGTTCTGGTGATGATTAACGGGATTTCCCTGAACAGTACCAGAGCAACAAGCAGGCAATTTGATGCGATTGATCCTTTCAATATAGAAGTTATAGAGGTTCTTTCCGGTGCTTCTTCCATTTACGGTGGAGATTCCACAGGAGGAATAATTAATATAATCACTAAAAAGCCTGTTAGAGATCAATTAGCTTTTGAAACCTCCGTAGGGTTAAAATCAGGATTTCATAAAGATGATCTGGACAAAAGAATTGCCCAATCCATCGAAGGCGGAACAGATAGAGTTAAATTCAGACTGGGAGCGGCGTTCACACAAAATGAAGGAGCATTTGATGCCAAAGGAAACCAGATCATCACCGATGTGAAGCAGGCAGATTTTCAATACAATAGATCAATTGATTTATTAGGTGGAATCAGTGCAAAAATAGCTCCAAACCAAGATTTAAATGTTGATTTACAATATTATAATTCAAAAGTCAGAAATAAAAGATGGCTGTCTTTCGGAGAAAATTTTGTTGGATTTACAACGAAAAATCCGGATTTAATCAATGTTTCGGACGGCGCAGATTCTGATATTGTTCCGAGAACCGAGCGTTTTATGGCGAATTTACAGTACAATGCAAGAAATATTTGGGGCGGACAAAACTTAATTCTGCAGGCTTACGGACGTCGTGAAGAAGTCGATTTTGGGGCTTCGTTTGCGGAAGTTCCGAAACCTCCGGCGGGAATTACGCTTCCGGTTTTTCTTTCTTCAGCACGAGGAAACACTAATGTTTATGGGGTAAAATTGGTTTTAAATAAAAAATGGAAATCCTTTAATTTCACTTACGGAGTCGATGGTGATTACGAAAGTTTTACCGGGGATCAGGCGATTTTTAATCCTCAAATAAGTGCTCAGTCGGGAGGTTTGGTTAATCGTACAGATACTTTTGTGGGAAGATATCCTGATACAAAAATTTCTACATTGTCCGGATTTATTCAGGCAGATTGGAATATTACAGATCAATTGACACTTTCGGGAGGTGTTCGCCAACAGTTTATCAATGTAAAATTGGATGATTTTGTTGGATTTAAAGAACAAGTTTACATGAATTTTGGTTATGGAAATTCTGCAGATGCTGTTAAAGGTGGCAAAAACAATTACGATGTTACCTTACTGAATTCGAGTTTATTATATAAATTAAACCCATCTTGGCAAACATGGTTAAATTTTTCCCAGGGATTTGCCGTCCCTGATGCCGCAAAATCATATGGTTTCGGAAAATATCAGCTGGAAAATAATCACTGGAATTTATTGAACAGTATGAATATTGCTGAACAGCCTTTAAGCGGAATCAAAACCGATCAAATGGAATTGGGTTTCAGACATAACAGAACTTCTGAAGCAGGACTTTTTGCACAGGGATCAGTTTTTTATGCTGTATCCAATAAAACATTAAAAATCGACAATGCCGCCTTTACCATCTCTCTGCTCGATCAAAAACTGAGAAACTTCGGTTTTGAAGGAGCTTTAGGTTATCGATTTTCTCAGGGACTGGAATTTGGGGGAAATGTATTGTTGATGAAATCTGAAACGAAAACCATTGACAAAGGGTGGCAGAACCAATCGGTTTATACCACCAATCCGTCTAAATTCATGATCTACACCGGATGGAACGCCAAACAGTTTTCATTAAGACTCCAAATGCAAAACTCACTAAATTATACCGATTTAGTAGGTATGAAAATTTCAGGGTATACTCTATTCGATATCGTTGGAGATGTCAAATTAAATAGAGGTACCCTTAATTTTGGTATTCAAAATATCTTTAACAGACAGTACACGACCATTTGGGGACAGCGTTCCGAATTTTTCTACGGAGCCCCTCAAAAAGCCTTTGCCTACCAGGGGCGAGGCAGTACATTTTCCGTAGGATACACAATAAATTATTAA
- a CDS encoding aminotransferase-like domain-containing protein produces the protein MNSPVKIPYTSFIKIDRNSEISIYMQITNQLINAIQRGFLAFGTKLPGTRALSLILGVHRNTVVSVYDELFAQGWVESLPNKGTFIIGKNQEKPSNSHGISRINLKNYPKTTGFSFKMSHILDNPFEHSSCEFVFDDGSPDIRLTQIDQQSRIYSSTLKRRGHKIGHYNQDGSEFFKKNLSQYLNSSRGLPISNDNVLITRSTEMSIYIVSEILLSAGDTVLVGSLSYFSVNMIFLKTGVQVVPIAIDHEGINVDEVRKICQKKKIRMLYLTPHHHYPTTVTLSAQRRLELLNLASEFGFIILEDDYDYDFHYDKSPILPLASADTNGMVIYIGSFGKSLAPGFRTGFIVAPENLMIEMRKYLGIIDRQGDILMEHVLGEMISEGEINRYLKKSLKIYRERRDHFADLLQESLGQLLTFQKPSGGLAIWTEWKININLMQLSRECAKNNLFIPKTLLYQNKDLTAMRLGFGNLNFEEMEKSVTIFSDTAKKIT, from the coding sequence ATGAATAGTCCGGTTAAAATTCCCTATACAAGTTTTATCAAAATCGACAGAAATTCTGAGATTAGCATTTATATGCAGATCACGAATCAGCTGATTAATGCCATTCAAAGAGGCTTTTTAGCATTTGGAACCAAACTGCCCGGAACCAGAGCTTTAAGTCTTATTTTAGGAGTTCACAGAAATACGGTTGTTTCCGTTTATGACGAACTTTTTGCTCAAGGCTGGGTAGAAAGCCTACCTAATAAAGGAACCTTCATTATTGGAAAAAATCAAGAAAAACCAAGCAATTCTCATGGAATTAGCAGAATAAACCTAAAAAATTATCCAAAAACCACGGGTTTCAGTTTTAAAATGTCCCACATTCTGGATAATCCATTTGAGCATTCCAGTTGTGAATTTGTTTTTGATGACGGTTCTCCGGATATCCGGTTAACACAAATAGACCAACAGTCCAGGATTTACAGTTCAACATTAAAAAGAAGAGGGCATAAAATCGGTCATTATAATCAGGATGGGAGTGAATTTTTCAAGAAGAATCTTTCTCAATATTTAAATTCATCACGAGGATTACCGATTTCAAATGATAATGTACTCATTACAAGAAGTACGGAAATGAGCATTTACATTGTTTCAGAAATTTTACTTTCAGCAGGTGACACTGTTTTAGTGGGCTCCTTAAGTTATTTTTCTGTAAATATGATTTTTCTAAAAACAGGAGTACAGGTAGTTCCTATTGCAATTGATCATGAGGGAATTAATGTAGATGAGGTTAGAAAAATCTGCCAGAAAAAGAAAATCAGGATGCTCTACCTAACGCCACATCATCATTACCCCACTACGGTAACCTTAAGCGCCCAACGTCGGCTGGAATTATTAAATCTCGCCAGTGAATTCGGATTTATCATTCTAGAAGATGATTATGACTATGATTTCCATTATGATAAAAGCCCCATTCTTCCTTTAGCCAGTGCAGATACCAACGGAATGGTAATTTATATAGGATCTTTCGGAAAATCTCTGGCTCCTGGCTTCCGGACAGGCTTTATTGTAGCTCCCGAAAACCTCATGATTGAAATGCGAAAATACCTTGGAATCATTGATCGACAAGGAGATATTTTAATGGAACATGTTTTGGGTGAAATGATTTCCGAAGGAGAAATAAACCGTTATTTAAAAAAATCGCTGAAAATTTACCGGGAACGCCGGGATCATTTTGCTGATTTACTCCAAGAAAGTTTAGGCCAATTGCTTACCTTTCAGAAACCTTCCGGAGGACTGGCCATATGGACGGAGTGGAAAATCAACATTAATCTCATGCAGCTAAGCCGTGAGTGCGCTAAAAACAACCTATTCATTCCTAAAACCCTACTCTATCAAAATAAGGATCTTACAGCCATGCGCTTGGGATTTGGAAACTTAAATTTTGAAGAAATGGAAAAATCAGTCACTATTTTTTCAGATACTGCAAAAAAAATAACTTAA